In one window of Holophagales bacterium DNA:
- a CDS encoding DUF4282 domain-containing protein produces the protein MPEEKFFVAVDGRQLDGEQDMGQVRQICSQYAGRQVMVWNEALGSWTDPKTLPSFRVADIPAPAPAPAPARTAAPDPTPEPAPAPRVMHPAAERASAAGAAAQGIMTEDAGALKGLLDLKFERLIAPRLVRLLYVVILILCGLAALGGILSGLKTMFEGIRFGVFFVVVTGFVMMVVGPLFAALYLALMRVLLEGVLVLFQIREKLPKS, from the coding sequence ATGCCCGAAGAGAAGTTCTTCGTCGCCGTGGACGGTCGCCAGCTCGACGGCGAGCAGGACATGGGCCAGGTGCGGCAGATCTGTTCGCAGTACGCCGGACGCCAGGTCATGGTCTGGAACGAGGCGCTCGGGTCGTGGACCGACCCGAAGACGCTCCCGTCGTTCCGCGTCGCCGACATCCCCGCCCCGGCTCCGGCCCCGGCTCCCGCACGGACTGCGGCCCCGGACCCGACCCCCGAGCCGGCCCCGGCTCCCCGGGTGATGCACCCCGCAGCGGAGAGGGCATCCGCCGCCGGTGCGGCCGCCCAGGGCATCATGACCGAGGACGCGGGCGCCCTGAAGGGGCTCCTCGACCTCAAGTTCGAGAGACTCATAGCCCCCAGGCTCGTCCGGCTCCTCTACGTCGTCATCCTGATCCTCTGCGGCCTCGCCGCTCTCGGCGGGATCCTCTCGGGCCTCAAGACGATGTTCGAGGGAATTCGCTTCGGGGTCTTCTTCGTCGTCGTCACCGGCTTCGTGATGATGGTCGTCGGGCCGCTCTTTGCCGCCCTCTACCTCGCGCTCATGCGCGTGCTCCTCGAGGGAGTCCTCGTCCTCTTCCAGATCCGGGAGAAGCTCCCCAAGAGCTGA
- a CDS encoding N(4)-(beta-N-acetylglucosaminyl)-L-asparaginase: MRAFVGRARRAALPERDAMTDSPLSRRQLLGTAALAGAAALLPRDLAAQAATAAPAPAGAGFAIVTSANGLEAAKVARQALIQGKDPLDAAIAGVNVAELDPDDVTVGYGGIPNEEGVVELDAAVMDGRTMRAGAVAALTGVKTPSKVARLVMERTDRVFLVGTGARRFATAHGFPDESLLTEKTRKIWLHWKNRLSDLDDWIEAARDAEDPDVKRFLEKYGEGIFRPQGTIHLSIRSEKGDLAGVTTTSGLFFKIPGRVGDSPVVGAGLYAENGVGSAGSTGRGEANLLTCGSHTVVEYLRDGLAPEEACLRALKRIAEKTHLVPRHRDAKGRPTFNVNFYCVDAAGRTAGAAIWSDSKYVTGDAGGVRALDSAYLYKKDS, translated from the coding sequence ATGCGGGCGTTCGTCGGCCGGGCGCGACGAGCCGCACTTCCAGAAAGGGACGCGATGACCGACTCCCCTCTTTCCCGCCGCCAGCTCCTCGGGACGGCCGCGCTCGCCGGAGCGGCCGCGCTCCTGCCGCGAGACCTCGCCGCCCAGGCCGCGACAGCCGCTCCTGCACCCGCAGGAGCCGGATTCGCGATCGTCACTTCCGCCAACGGACTCGAAGCGGCGAAGGTGGCACGCCAGGCGCTGATCCAGGGGAAGGACCCTCTCGACGCAGCGATCGCCGGCGTCAACGTCGCCGAACTCGACCCGGACGACGTGACCGTGGGCTACGGCGGCATCCCGAACGAGGAGGGCGTCGTCGAGCTGGACGCCGCCGTCATGGACGGCCGGACGATGCGGGCCGGCGCCGTCGCGGCGTTGACCGGCGTGAAGACCCCGTCGAAGGTCGCGCGTCTCGTCATGGAGCGCACCGACCGCGTCTTCCTCGTCGGCACGGGAGCCCGCCGGTTCGCGACGGCGCACGGCTTCCCCGACGAAAGCCTTCTCACGGAGAAGACCCGGAAGATCTGGCTTCACTGGAAGAACCGCCTCTCCGACCTCGACGACTGGATCGAGGCGGCCCGCGACGCCGAGGACCCCGACGTGAAGCGCTTCCTCGAGAAGTACGGGGAGGGGATCTTCCGGCCTCAGGGGACGATTCACCTCTCGATCCGGTCCGAGAAGGGAGACCTGGCGGGCGTCACGACGACCTCGGGGCTCTTCTTCAAGATCCCGGGGCGCGTCGGCGACTCGCCCGTCGTCGGCGCCGGCCTGTATGCCGAGAACGGCGTCGGCTCCGCGGGCTCGACGGGCCGCGGCGAGGCGAACCTCCTCACCTGCGGCTCCCACACGGTCGTCGAGTACCTGCGCGACGGCCTCGCCCCCGAGGAAGCGTGCCTCAGGGCCCTGAAGCGCATCGCCGAGAAGACCCATCTCGTGCCGCGGCACCGCGACGCGAAAGGGCGGCCGACCTTCAACGTGAACTTCTACTGCGTCGACGCCGCCGGCCGGACGGCCGGCGCCGCGATCTGGAGTGATTCGAAGTACGTCACCGGCGACGCCGGAGGCGTCCGGGCGCTCGACAGCGCATACCTCTACAAGAAGGATTCCTGA
- the hoxU gene encoding bidirectional hydrogenase complex protein HoxU encodes MSGRPSAKPAAGAPSSKVKTLTIDDRLVSAREDESILDAARQNGIQIPTLCNLDGLTPVGACRLCMVEVKGSSRLFASCVTMVGEGMEVVTDSERLQKYRKTIVELLFSERNHVCAVCVSNGHCELQNLAQTLGVTHLTVPYLHPKLPVDASHERFVNDHNRCVLCQRCVRVCGEVEGAHTWDLRGRGIDTRVITDLNQPWGSSETCTGCGKCVHVCPTGALTEKGKSIREMAKQSRFLPYLTMMREDRSE; translated from the coding sequence GTGAGCGGCCGCCCGAGCGCCAAGCCCGCGGCCGGCGCGCCGTCGAGCAAGGTCAAGACCCTCACCATCGACGACCGGCTCGTCTCCGCCCGCGAGGACGAGTCGATCCTCGACGCTGCCCGCCAGAACGGGATCCAGATTCCGACGCTCTGCAACCTCGACGGCCTGACGCCCGTCGGCGCCTGCCGCCTCTGCATGGTGGAGGTCAAGGGGTCCAGCAGGCTCTTCGCCTCCTGCGTGACGATGGTCGGCGAGGGGATGGAGGTCGTCACCGACTCCGAGCGCCTCCAGAAGTACCGCAAGACGATCGTCGAGCTCCTCTTCTCCGAGCGAAACCACGTCTGCGCCGTCTGCGTGTCGAACGGGCACTGCGAGCTGCAGAACCTCGCGCAGACCCTCGGCGTGACGCACCTGACGGTGCCGTATCTCCACCCGAAGCTGCCGGTCGACGCCTCGCACGAGCGCTTCGTGAACGACCACAACCGCTGCGTCCTCTGCCAGCGCTGCGTCCGCGTCTGCGGCGAGGTGGAGGGAGCGCACACCTGGGACCTGCGGGGCCGCGGCATCGACACCCGGGTCATCACCGACCTCAACCAGCCCTGGGGCTCCTCCGAGACGTGCACGGGGTGCGGCAAGTGCGTCCACGTCTGCCCGACCGGCGCGCTCACGGAGAAGGGAAAGTCGATCCGCGAGATGGCGAAGCAGTCCCGCTTCCTGCCGTACCTGACGATGATGAGGGAGGACCGGAGTGAGTAA
- a CDS encoding MgtC/SapB family protein, with protein MTASLPFEELPRLLVAALGGLAVGVEREWSARAAGGIKRFAGVRTFLLLGLVSGIAAELAASGVAAAGPLLLAAAALLVVSAFAIHAIAGDLDATTEVAALAVLGSGWLSGSGRIVLGSAIAALTALVLAEKTWMHAAVERLRSEEIAAGARFAVLALVVLPILPAGPFGPAPGIRPQELWALILIFSGIGFVGYVAVRWAGPEKGWGLAGLLGGLVSSTGVTLTFSRESRNAGAAGAPLAVGVVAACSLVPFRVAILAGLLSPEIGREVLPLLSLPMVAGLAVILLLLRRPAESASASGPGNPLRLAAALQMVAAFQVVLYAVNAARSAFGSQGLLVSSALAGLLDVDALIYSMYKLGQGTTGPFLAARALAVGVLANTLLKFALAVGFGTGTFRRLAGAGLVALALASLAGLVLY; from the coding sequence GTGACGGCCTCCCTCCCCTTCGAAGAGCTGCCCCGGCTTCTCGTCGCCGCCCTCGGCGGCCTGGCCGTCGGCGTCGAGAGGGAGTGGTCGGCGCGAGCCGCGGGCGGCATCAAGCGATTCGCGGGGGTCCGGACGTTCCTTCTCCTCGGGCTCGTTTCCGGCATCGCCGCCGAGCTCGCGGCGTCCGGGGTCGCGGCCGCGGGGCCGCTGCTCCTCGCCGCCGCCGCCCTCCTCGTCGTCTCCGCGTTCGCAATCCACGCCATCGCAGGCGACCTGGACGCGACGACGGAGGTGGCGGCGCTCGCCGTCCTCGGCTCCGGCTGGCTCTCGGGCTCGGGCCGCATCGTCCTCGGGAGCGCCATCGCCGCCCTCACGGCCCTGGTGCTGGCCGAGAAGACCTGGATGCACGCGGCGGTCGAGCGGCTCCGCTCCGAGGAGATCGCCGCAGGGGCCCGTTTCGCGGTCCTGGCCCTCGTCGTCCTTCCGATCCTCCCCGCCGGGCCTTTCGGCCCGGCGCCGGGAATCCGCCCGCAGGAGCTCTGGGCCCTGATCCTGATCTTCTCGGGCATAGGGTTCGTCGGGTACGTCGCGGTGCGCTGGGCCGGCCCGGAGAAGGGCTGGGGCCTCGCGGGCCTCCTCGGCGGGCTCGTCTCCTCGACGGGGGTCACGCTCACGTTCTCGCGCGAGAGCCGGAACGCGGGAGCCGCCGGCGCCCCTCTCGCCGTCGGCGTCGTCGCCGCCTGCTCGCTCGTCCCGTTCCGGGTCGCGATCCTCGCCGGCCTTCTGAGTCCCGAGATCGGGCGGGAGGTCCTCCCCCTCCTCTCCCTGCCGATGGTCGCGGGGCTGGCGGTGATCCTCCTCCTCCTGCGCCGCCCGGCCGAATCTGCGTCGGCGTCGGGACCCGGCAACCCCCTTCGCCTCGCCGCGGCCCTTCAGATGGTCGCGGCGTTCCAGGTCGTCCTCTACGCCGTCAACGCCGCCCGCAGCGCCTTCGGCTCGCAGGGGCTCCTCGTCTCCTCCGCCCTCGCGGGGCTCCTCGACGTCGACGCCCTCATCTACTCGATGTACAAGCTGGGCCAGGGCACGACCGGGCCGTTCCTCGCCGCGCGGGCGCTCGCCGTCGGTGTCCTCGCGAACACGCTCCTGAAGTTCGCGCTGGCGGTCGGGTTCGGCACCGGCACGTTCCGCCGCCTGGCCGGGGCCGGCCTCGTCGCGCTCGCCCTCGCGAGCCTGGCCGGTCTCGTTCTCTATTGA
- a CDS encoding NADP oxidoreductase, whose translation MSFLDMDERILEIAARVEVVYSPLVDLKEFPADVDVTIVEGGVSSEEDLHKIRMVRSRTKLLIALGDCAVTSNVPGMRNTFKVDDVMKRAYFENADLKQQVPSDVIPKLLPRTRPVHEVVPVDVFLPGCPPPADVIFGALVSLLDGTTPDLSGTRFGR comes from the coding sequence ATGTCCTTCCTCGACATGGACGAGCGGATCCTCGAGATCGCCGCCCGCGTCGAGGTCGTCTACAGCCCGCTCGTCGACCTGAAGGAGTTCCCGGCCGACGTCGACGTGACGATCGTCGAAGGGGGCGTCTCCAGCGAGGAGGACCTCCACAAGATCCGGATGGTGAGGAGCCGGACGAAGCTCCTCATCGCCCTCGGCGACTGCGCCGTCACGAGCAACGTGCCCGGCATGCGGAACACGTTCAAGGTGGACGACGTGATGAAGAGGGCCTACTTCGAGAACGCCGACCTGAAACAGCAGGTCCCGTCCGACGTCATTCCGAAGCTCCTGCCCAGGACGCGGCCCGTACACGAGGTCGTCCCTGTCGACGTCTTCCTCCCCGGCTGCCCCCCGCCGGCCGACGTCATCTTCGGCGCGCTCGTCTCTCTCCTCGACGGGACGACGCCCGACCTGTCCGGCACGCGGTTCGGACGCTAG
- a CDS encoding insulinase family protein: MNRLSAPIVPALAFALAASALAATPVPKGPEMSTDLLPFQATEKTLPNGLRVIVVPTGFPNLVSLQIPVQTGSRNEVEPGKSGFAHFFEHMMFRGTKAYPPAAYQAILTKAGARQNAYTTDDYTNYHTTFAKEDLEKVLEIEADRFQNLDYPEAAFKTESRAVLGEYNKNSANPMSKLFEAMRDTAFTKHTYKHTTMGFLRDIEDMPNQFAYSKAFFDRWYRPEYTTVIVAGDVDPAKVLPLVEKYWGSWKRGSYSVEIPVEPPPSGPKTVHVPWTTPTLPWVAVAFRGPAFSTTEKDWAALDVLLDLAFGPTSDAYKKLVETEQKVDQLFPYLPSSADPQLLVAGARVKKLEDAVAVRDEILRTFATLRVEPVPARRLADAKSNARYGIVRGLDNTDAIGGILARFVRFRREYGTLNEIFRVYATLTPEDLRAAAAKYFTDAGLVLTTLSHEAPPPALAQLPALATLAPATAAPAGLAVVERPSPLPQVSFKLLFAAGSAHDPKGKEGLATLTASMVAEAGSKDAGIDEIRKALFPMAAGFSAGVDKEMTVFTGSVHRDNGGAFLDIVLPQLLAPGFREEDFRRLKDAQKNALAQDLIANNEEELGKERLQAVVFAGTPYAHPSLGTLAGIEAITLDDVKSFWKAAYTRAALTVGLAGDVPADLKARLLSRLGGLPEGPALPAPAGVAGRAPQDLEVEIVQKETRATAISFGLPIAVTRSHPDFAALSVARAHLGEHRSSMSHLYQRIRELRGMNYGDYAYIEAFPGGMYRFFPEPNVARRAQLFEVWIRPVVPASGPMALKIALHELDGLIREGISEADFQATRDYLMKNVYLLTSTQGQDLGTALDSRWYGTGDYVPHMRERLAKLTRAEVNKAIRRHLSAEKLSVVFITKDAEGLKKQLLSSEPATIAYDAPKPPEVLAEDKIIGARKLGLTTERIRVTPVADVFAR, encoded by the coding sequence ATGAACCGACTTTCCGCCCCGATCGTCCCCGCCCTGGCCTTCGCCCTCGCGGCGAGCGCCCTCGCGGCCACCCCCGTCCCGAAAGGTCCCGAGATGTCCACAGACCTCCTCCCCTTCCAGGCCACCGAGAAGACCCTCCCGAACGGTCTTCGGGTCATCGTCGTGCCGACGGGTTTCCCGAACCTCGTCTCCCTGCAGATCCCGGTGCAGACCGGGTCGCGCAACGAGGTCGAGCCGGGCAAGTCGGGCTTCGCCCACTTCTTCGAGCACATGATGTTCCGCGGGACGAAGGCCTACCCGCCCGCCGCGTACCAGGCGATCCTCACGAAGGCCGGCGCGCGGCAGAACGCCTACACGACGGACGACTACACGAACTACCACACGACCTTCGCGAAGGAGGACCTCGAGAAGGTCCTCGAGATCGAGGCGGACCGCTTCCAGAACCTCGACTACCCGGAGGCCGCGTTCAAGACCGAGTCCCGCGCCGTTCTCGGCGAGTACAACAAGAACAGCGCGAACCCGATGTCGAAGCTCTTCGAGGCGATGCGCGACACCGCCTTCACGAAGCACACCTACAAGCACACGACGATGGGCTTCCTCAGGGACATCGAGGACATGCCCAACCAGTTCGCCTACTCGAAGGCCTTCTTCGACCGCTGGTACCGCCCCGAGTACACGACCGTCATCGTCGCGGGCGACGTCGACCCGGCGAAGGTCCTCCCGCTCGTCGAGAAGTACTGGGGCAGCTGGAAGCGCGGCAGCTACAGCGTCGAGATCCCGGTCGAGCCCCCGCCGAGCGGCCCGAAGACGGTCCACGTCCCGTGGACGACGCCGACCCTCCCCTGGGTCGCCGTCGCCTTCCGCGGCCCCGCCTTCTCGACCACCGAGAAGGACTGGGCGGCCCTCGACGTCCTCCTCGACCTCGCCTTCGGCCCGACGTCCGACGCCTACAAGAAGCTCGTCGAGACCGAGCAGAAGGTCGACCAGCTCTTCCCCTACCTCCCGTCGAGCGCCGACCCGCAGCTCCTCGTGGCCGGGGCGCGCGTGAAGAAGCTCGAGGACGCGGTCGCCGTGAGGGACGAGATCCTCCGGACCTTCGCCACGCTCCGTGTCGAGCCGGTCCCGGCCCGCCGCCTCGCCGACGCCAAGTCGAACGCGCGCTACGGCATCGTGAGGGGCCTCGACAACACGGACGCGATCGGCGGAATCCTCGCCCGCTTCGTCCGCTTCCGCCGCGAGTACGGCACGCTCAACGAGATCTTCCGCGTCTACGCCACGCTCACCCCCGAGGACCTCCGCGCCGCCGCGGCGAAGTACTTCACCGACGCCGGGCTCGTCCTGACGACCCTCTCGCACGAAGCACCCCCTCCCGCCCTCGCCCAGCTCCCCGCCCTCGCGACGCTCGCGCCCGCGACCGCGGCTCCCGCGGGGCTGGCCGTCGTCGAACGCCCCTCGCCGCTTCCGCAGGTCTCCTTCAAGCTCCTCTTCGCCGCCGGTTCCGCCCACGACCCGAAGGGGAAGGAGGGGCTCGCCACCCTGACCGCCTCGATGGTCGCCGAGGCCGGCTCGAAGGACGCCGGCATCGACGAGATCCGGAAGGCCCTCTTCCCGATGGCCGCGGGCTTCTCGGCCGGTGTCGACAAGGAGATGACCGTCTTCACCGGGAGCGTCCACCGCGACAACGGCGGCGCTTTCCTCGACATCGTCCTCCCGCAGCTTCTGGCACCCGGCTTTCGCGAGGAGGACTTCCGCCGCCTGAAGGACGCCCAGAAGAACGCCCTGGCCCAGGATCTCATCGCCAACAACGAGGAGGAGCTCGGCAAGGAGCGCCTCCAGGCCGTCGTCTTCGCCGGCACGCCCTACGCCCACCCTTCGCTCGGCACGCTCGCCGGGATCGAGGCAATCACGCTCGACGACGTGAAGTCTTTCTGGAAGGCGGCCTACACCCGTGCCGCCCTGACCGTCGGCCTCGCGGGCGACGTCCCGGCCGACCTGAAGGCCCGCCTCCTCTCGCGGCTTGGCGGGCTCCCCGAGGGCCCGGCCCTCCCGGCCCCGGCCGGCGTCGCGGGGCGGGCGCCGCAGGACCTCGAGGTGGAGATCGTCCAGAAGGAGACCCGGGCCACGGCGATCTCCTTCGGGCTCCCGATCGCGGTCACCCGTTCGCACCCCGATTTCGCCGCCCTCTCCGTCGCGCGGGCCCATCTCGGCGAGCACCGCTCGTCCATGTCGCACCTCTACCAGCGCATCCGCGAGCTGCGCGGCATGAACTACGGCGACTACGCCTACATCGAGGCCTTCCCCGGCGGCATGTACCGCTTCTTCCCCGAACCGAACGTCGCGCGCCGTGCGCAGCTCTTCGAGGTCTGGATCCGCCCCGTCGTTCCCGCCAGCGGCCCGATGGCCCTGAAGATCGCACTCCACGAGCTGGACGGGCTGATCCGTGAGGGGATCTCCGAGGCCGACTTCCAGGCCACCCGCGACTACCTGATGAAAAACGTCTACCTCCTCACCTCGACCCAGGGGCAGGACCTCGGGACCGCCCTCGACTCGAGGTGGTACGGCACCGGCGACTACGTCCCCCACATGCGCGAGCGCCTCGCGAAGCTGACCCGCGCCGAGGTGAACAAGGCGATCCGCAGGCACCTCTCGGCCGAGAAGCTTTCGGTCGTCTTCATCACGAAGGACGCCGAGGGGCTGAAGAAGCAGCTCCTCTCCTCCGAACCCGCCACGATCGCGTACGATGCGCCCAAACCCCCGGAGGTCCTCGCGGAGGACAAGATCATCGGAGCGAGGAAGCTCGGCCTCACCACCGAACGCATCCGCGTCACACCCGTCGCCGACGTCTTCGCACGCTGA
- a CDS encoding RDD family protein codes for MAFLKVLESPDPALKDQTIPLAGKEVLIGRGKENSLVLEDHAVSRHHARIVEEPDGHILVDNNSANGSWVNGQRVTEQRLKPGDQIRVGKTVFEIQGVYDPEGTALLDVQGMGIPMKPAPAPAPAPPAPAYVPPSAPPPPRPVAPAYEPTPAPEPVPMRRPAPPPTPIPGPTPIPSRPAPPPAPVAAPRPAPMPPPAPAPMSSRPAAVPPAPMPAPAPPAYFGDEAPIEGEPAGFWIRFLAYLIDSVIISVLMGIIWAPTMFLTMRSAMSEGGPGPLAAILPFLSFLLTMAASLGYILWFWANKGATPGKKMLGLRIVREDGEEPLGWGTAFMRLVGYMVSGFILYIGFLMIAFNPDKMGLHDKIAKTRVLKIK; via the coding sequence ATGGCTTTCCTGAAAGTCCTGGAATCGCCGGACCCTGCCCTCAAGGACCAGACCATCCCGCTCGCGGGAAAAGAGGTCCTGATCGGAAGGGGCAAGGAAAACAGTCTCGTCCTCGAGGACCACGCGGTCTCGCGCCACCACGCCCGGATCGTGGAGGAGCCGGACGGGCACATCCTCGTCGACAACAACAGCGCGAACGGCAGCTGGGTCAACGGCCAGCGGGTCACCGAGCAGCGCCTGAAGCCGGGGGACCAGATCCGCGTCGGCAAGACGGTCTTCGAGATCCAGGGCGTCTACGACCCGGAGGGGACGGCGCTGCTGGACGTGCAGGGAATGGGAATCCCGATGAAGCCCGCGCCCGCTCCGGCCCCGGCGCCCCCGGCGCCCGCGTACGTGCCGCCCTCCGCCCCGCCGCCGCCGCGGCCCGTCGCCCCGGCCTACGAACCGACCCCGGCCCCGGAGCCCGTGCCGATGCGCCGGCCGGCGCCTCCTCCGACGCCGATCCCGGGCCCGACTCCCATTCCCTCCCGGCCCGCGCCGCCTCCGGCTCCGGTGGCCGCGCCGCGCCCGGCGCCGATGCCGCCTCCCGCGCCGGCCCCGATGTCCTCCCGTCCGGCGGCCGTGCCTCCCGCGCCGATGCCGGCTCCCGCGCCCCCCGCCTACTTCGGCGACGAAGCGCCGATCGAGGGAGAGCCCGCGGGCTTCTGGATCCGGTTCCTCGCGTACCTGATCGACAGCGTCATCATCTCGGTCCTGATGGGCATCATCTGGGCCCCCACGATGTTCCTCACGATGCGCTCGGCGATGAGCGAGGGAGGGCCAGGGCCGCTCGCGGCGATCCTGCCCTTCCTCTCGTTCCTGCTCACCATGGCCGCGTCACTCGGCTACATCCTCTGGTTCTGGGCGAACAAGGGGGCGACCCCCGGCAAGAAGATGCTGGGCCTGCGGATCGTCCGTGAGGACGGCGAGGAGCCGCTCGGGTGGGGCACCGCGTTCATGCGCCTCGTGGGCTACATGGTCAGCGGTTTCATCCTCTACATCGGGTTCCTGATGATCGCCTTCAACCCCGACAAGATGGGCCTCCACGACAAGATCGCCAAGACCCGGGTCCTGAAGATCAAGTAG
- the hoxE gene encoding bidirectional hydrogenase complex protein HoxE, which translates to MTPEPAKAAPAPKDNRWRLVEATMRRHGHKSHALIEALHSAQESYGFLEEDVLRMVATELRLPLSKVYGVATFYNFFTLKPQGRHTCVVCTGTACYIKGADQIMNVLEKKFDLKSGTTSPDGQVSVLTARCIGSCGLAPAAVLDGAVAAKLTPAQLVAKVEEWMSHDQH; encoded by the coding sequence ATGACACCGGAACCTGCGAAGGCAGCCCCCGCGCCGAAGGACAACCGCTGGCGCCTCGTCGAGGCGACGATGCGGCGGCACGGGCACAAGTCACACGCACTCATCGAGGCGCTCCACAGCGCCCAGGAGTCCTACGGCTTTCTCGAGGAGGACGTGCTCCGCATGGTGGCGACGGAGCTGCGCCTCCCCCTCTCGAAGGTCTACGGCGTGGCGACGTTCTACAACTTCTTCACGCTCAAGCCGCAAGGTCGGCACACCTGCGTCGTCTGCACCGGCACGGCCTGCTACATCAAGGGGGCCGACCAGATCATGAACGTCCTGGAGAAGAAGTTCGATCTGAAGTCCGGGACCACGTCGCCCGACGGACAGGTCTCCGTCCTCACGGCGCGCTGCATCGGCTCCTGCGGCCTGGCCCCCGCCGCCGTCCTGGACGGGGCGGTGGCCGCCAAGCTGACGCCGGCGCAGCTCGTGGCGAAGGTCGAGGAGTGGATGAGCCATGATCAGCATTGA
- a CDS encoding NAD(P)H-dependent oxidoreductase subunit E, whose translation MSIEDLSQISQAERDARDAIGHQINVCVAASCLSLQSDKVKEELEKAVEAKGKKDCCKVRGVGCMGLCAAGPLVAVEKEKVLYQGVTPEDAPAIVDALGGEPVARIQGDLEAPFFARQQKIVLENCGRIDPERIEEYIAADGYLALIDTLTAMTPIGVVQQVTRSGLRGRGGAGYPTGLKWATVNKSQGTRKFVICNGDEGDPGAFMDRAVLESDPHRILEGMALAGYAVGASQGFVYVRAEYPLAIKRLKLAIKQAEKMGLLGASIGGTTFGFNVDIRLGAGAFVCGEETALISSVEGGRGTPRPRPPYPAESGLWGYPTLINNVETLANIPTILRNGPEWFARIGTAKSRGTKVFALAGAITNTGLIEVPMGMPLREIIFDIGGGVPDGKAFKAVQTGGPSGGCIPESGLDMPCDYESLAKLGSIMGSGGMIVMDETSSMVDVAKFFMEFCMDESCGKCVPCRVGTAQMHELLRQISAGEATARELALLEHLCDVVKSTSLCGLGQSAPNPVLSTLHYFRDEYESKIAAGEAAAAGHAPPAGGAA comes from the coding sequence ATCAGCATTGAAGACCTCTCCCAGATCTCCCAGGCCGAGCGCGACGCCCGGGACGCCATCGGGCACCAGATCAACGTCTGCGTGGCGGCGAGCTGCCTCTCCCTTCAGAGCGACAAGGTCAAGGAGGAGCTCGAGAAGGCGGTCGAGGCGAAGGGAAAGAAGGACTGCTGCAAGGTCCGCGGCGTCGGCTGCATGGGCCTCTGCGCGGCCGGTCCCCTCGTCGCCGTCGAGAAGGAGAAGGTCCTCTACCAGGGAGTGACCCCCGAGGACGCTCCCGCCATCGTCGACGCCCTGGGCGGCGAGCCGGTGGCGCGGATACAGGGGGACCTGGAGGCGCCGTTCTTCGCCCGGCAGCAGAAGATCGTCCTCGAGAACTGCGGCCGGATAGACCCGGAGCGGATCGAGGAGTACATCGCGGCCGACGGGTACCTCGCGCTCATCGACACGCTGACCGCGATGACGCCGATCGGCGTCGTCCAGCAGGTGACGCGATCGGGCCTGAGGGGCCGCGGCGGTGCGGGCTACCCGACGGGGCTCAAGTGGGCCACCGTGAACAAGTCCCAGGGGACGAGGAAGTTCGTCATCTGCAACGGCGACGAGGGCGACCCGGGCGCGTTCATGGACCGCGCCGTGCTGGAGAGCGACCCGCACCGGATCCTCGAGGGGATGGCGCTCGCCGGCTACGCGGTCGGCGCGTCCCAGGGCTTCGTCTACGTCCGGGCGGAGTACCCGCTCGCGATCAAGCGCCTCAAGCTCGCGATCAAGCAGGCCGAGAAGATGGGCCTCCTCGGCGCGAGCATCGGCGGGACGACGTTCGGCTTCAACGTCGACATCCGGCTGGGCGCCGGCGCGTTCGTCTGCGGCGAGGAGACGGCGCTCATCTCCTCCGTCGAGGGCGGGCGCGGCACGCCGCGCCCCCGGCCCCCGTATCCCGCGGAGTCGGGGCTCTGGGGCTACCCGACGCTCATCAACAACGTCGAGACGCTCGCGAACATCCCGACGATCCTGCGCAACGGCCCCGAGTGGTTCGCCAGGATCGGCACGGCCAAGAGCCGCGGGACGAAGGTCTTCGCCCTCGCGGGCGCGATCACCAACACCGGCCTCATCGAGGTACCGATGGGGATGCCGCTGCGCGAGATCATCTTCGACATCGGCGGGGGCGTCCCCGACGGGAAGGCGTTCAAGGCCGTCCAGACCGGAGGCCCCTCGGGCGGCTGCATCCCGGAGTCGGGCCTCGACATGCCGTGCGACTACGAGTCGCTCGCCAAGCTCGGCTCGATCATGGGCTCCGGCGGGATGATCGTCATGGACGAGACGTCGTCGATGGTCGACGTCGCGAAGTTCTTCATGGAGTTCTGCATGGACGAGTCGTGCGGCAAGTGCGTTCCCTGCCGGGTCGGCACGGCGCAGATGCACGAGCTCCTCCGGCAGATCTCGGCGGGCGAGGCGACCGCGCGCGAGCTCGCGCTCCTCGAGCACCTCTGCGACGTCGTGAAGTCGACGAGCCTCTGCGGCCTCGGCCAGAGCGCCCCGAACCCGGTCCTCTCGACCCTCCACTACTTCCGCGACGAGTACGAGTCGAAGATCGCGGCCGGGGAGGCCGCAGCGGCAGGCCACGCCCCGCCGGCGGGAGGTGCCGCGTGA